In Garra rufa chromosome 14, GarRuf1.0, whole genome shotgun sequence, the genomic stretch gtttttgtttatttatttttttttggggggggaggGTTCAAGTGAGTACTGTATGGATTAGTCATGTTTTAGCAGAGCTcttctctatattttaaattatttggtcattattttgattattctgctgataatatgctgattattatttgtttcaaaatttttttttaaataattgcctGACACTGCTATTCCTGCCAGGGAGAagttgggggtttggtgccttgctcaagggtcttgctcagtcatggtattgagggtggagagcgCTATATTCACTAACTTTCTTTTAAGACTTTGCTTTTGATTTAGAAAGAAATATGAGCAGGATCATAATAGCTTTGAGAGATTAATGCTAGGTTCTTAGCTGTAGCGCATATATAACTAATTtgaagggtcatcggatgcaaaactaacttttacatattgtttgaacattaatgtgtgttggtagtttatGTACACAAACACCTTACAATGACagaaatccacccagtgtttttttttaatctttaaaagtaatatcccatttttaaaatcaggttattctcagcttcttgtcggtgtgacgaaacacagacGGAGGCCACTCCTACGATAATCGATTGGCATGAGTTATTAAGTTGTTGagacctttcttaataatgtgcttgttggcaagtttcgccgctaaatgaTTTGACAAGGGTGTTTTttaacactactattgagaatttttaaccaaagtatattatagactttaaGACCCTAAagtatgaacttgtggaaaatgggcatccgatgaccccttataAAGTACCTGAGTCAGGAGAATTTCATTTACAGAGTAAATAAACAAAGTATTGCATCAAACAGTCAACATTAAGTCAATTTTCAAATTTATTTCTAAAgcactgaataaaacaacaatgttgaccaaagtgctgtacaaacAATAACACAATGAacagagaaaaacatttaaaaggaaAAATATACCTATTATTTCACTTTAATCACTTAAAGGCCTTTAAGCACATGCGTAAAAAggagttatgttttatttagcaagaatgtaaATGGTTATAAGGCAACAGTTAAAGTTTTTGTAACTGTACATATATCGATATGTGTTTGTAAAAGTTGCTCagtatgaggagatctatcaaatgatataaaGAGTATGTGGATGTGTAAATAACCACGTGGTCGCAGAGGTATAAAACTCATTAATGCCATCTAGTGGCCAGTTTTATTCATTGAACAGGTCAGATCGAGTTACATTCTGATCGGCCTCATTAGCcctgtctaataggtgctcaaaattcattggccgAAGGTAGCTATGTTTTTGAGATAAGCAGTTAAGATttgttttttggctttttttttgcCACAGTCAGGCCAActggggcaagccttggtgacgttCTAAATTCTAAAATTCATATGAACTACAACCAACAGCACTGATCTCATGTCCAGATATACAGTATATCTCCTACATTGACGCTGTCATCCTgtaatcatattttatttttagaactgAAAGATTTTCTGTGAATTAAAGAGTTTAATTGACACCCTCAGTTCTAATTCACCTTTAATGTGCGAAAATAGTCTTCAATAGTCTTCAAAGTGTCACCGTTTATATTCCATAGAAGGAAGTACACAAAACTCAAACTCTCAAAACTATTAACTGAAGAAAAGTCAACCCTAAACTGGAAAGTTCACCTATAAATATGAATTCTGAcataattttctcaccctcacCTCATTTTAAATCTTTTACTCTTAACAAATAAAATGTAACTGCTGTTTCTGCattgaagaatcatttttggttccctggtgaacctttcagtgaacagttctaaaaaaaaatgaagctaTTTTTCTTATTGTGaagaacattaaaaaacttttttccactataaagtaCCTATTGTGTAATATACAAAttctatggatgttaaaggttcaccATAGAACTATAGTTTGTTGTGACCTTCTTTCATTTAGTCTAATTTCCGCATGCAAGGAAACCACAGCTTGGTATGCGGTTTCAAATCTAAATATCTTTCCCATCTTAAAAATGGCTAATGCTTGTTTTACTTTGTTGTTCAGTCTCAACAGATTGCTGATTCTGAATACAGGGACTACTTGAAGGCCTCCTGTTTTTGCAGTTTAACGAAGACATCTTCTGTAAAAGCGACTCTCTGAATGTTCTGCACATGAAAACGTAGATGATAGGATCTAGACACACATTAAGAGCAGATAGGAATTGTGTAGCATCTTTGGCCTGGTTTATAAATAAGTTGTTGTGGTTGCTAAAATAATCCTTGTGCTTTTGGCTAATTGTGTAGGGCACGCGGCAAACGTGGTAGGGAACAAAGCAGAAGACAAACACAGCCAGCAAGCTAAAGATGCTTCGATTTGACTGTCGCCTGGCCTCGCTGCTGTTCTGCTGCATGCGTTTGTAAGAGCGGTACACGTGACAGGCAATGGAGGTGTAGCAAAACACCATCAGCAGGAACGCCACCCAGAATACGGCAACACTAAAGTGGGATGAAAATTCGTGCCAGCGTTGACCCAAGTCGCTTTTCATGGCCATGCAGGAGAAAACCTCAGGTATGGGCTGGTTGGTTAATATGGCATTCGGCAGCAGGAACAACATCATGATGCCCCAAGTTAGCACTGCAAGAGCTCTCGCTACCGAAACACGCTGCAGAAAAGAAGACACGCAGGAGGTGCTGCACACAATTATGAAGTAGCGTTCCAAACTGATGAGGCTCATGAAGGTTATTCCTGTGTACATGCTGAGGTAGAAAAGCACAGCTGTGTAGCGGCAAACTATCATCTTCAACTGCAAGCCACCGTAACCGAGGTCGGCCACTATACGCCACGGGTAGGTAAACAACATTAGAATGTCTGCCACCATTATGTTTTTTAGGTAAACTACTAAGCCTGAGGAGCTGGGAACTCTGAAGAATATCCAAGCGGCGAGTCCGTTGAGAATGAAAGCACAAGCACAGATGATGGTGTAGAGTACAGGCAGAATCTGCTGTGTGAACACGCTGTTGACATTCATGCTGTTTTTTGGTTCCGTCTGTGTAGTATTGCTGTAGTCCATTtctaaaatggaaaatgaaacaACTTAATTATCTTTGATGATATCAGGAAATATTTTATTGACATAATTCAATGTTCTGCTAGACTTTTTGTTGTTAATGTTTAGAAAGTATCATTGACTGTATACCACTTTCATGAATAATCTTTGTAAAGTcctttttatgcttttatttgtACTTCAGATTCTCTCTGACAATACCAATCTTgtggagaaaaaagaaagaatatacTTAGGTGTGAAttgaatgtaatgttttcagaCTCACAATTACATGTAAATTGAAACTACATGAAAatatattatagtttaaatttatattaaatgcaattagatGACCTTTAGAGTCTCATCTAATTGGAATGCTACTATTTATTCTTTCCAACATTAAAGCACTTGAATAAGACAAGATCGTAATCACAATTTTATAAATGGAAATTTCCGATAGCACATAAAAGGCAGCATTAGCGTCATCctgcaatctcagtgaaaattggaggaatgctgccagttaaatagggtaGATTAATACCAATAACTACGAAGTATCTGTAAgttttctctaattttgatcagagtTCTTTTACAAATATCTTATTTAAGACTTACATTGCCCTCCAAatgtttggaaacacccctggcaaagtgtggtt encodes the following:
- the LOC141284181 gene encoding P2Y purinoceptor 14-like, whose product is MDYSNTTQTEPKNSMNVNSVFTQQILPVLYTIICACAFILNGLAAWIFFRVPSSSGLVVYLKNIMVADILMLFTYPWRIVADLGYGGLQLKMIVCRYTAVLFYLSMYTGITFMSLISLERYFIIVCSTSCVSSFLQRVSVARALAVLTWGIMMLFLLPNAILTNQPIPEVFSCMAMKSDLGQRWHEFSSHFSVAVFWVAFLLMVFCYTSIACHVYRSYKRMQQNSSEARRQSNRSIFSLLAVFVFCFVPYHVCRVPYTISQKHKDYFSNHNNLFINQAKDATQFLSALNVCLDPIIYVFMCRTFRESLLQKMSSLNCKNRRPSSSPCIQNQQSVETEQQSKTSISHF